Proteins encoded within one genomic window of Acipenser ruthenus chromosome 32, fAciRut3.2 maternal haplotype, whole genome shotgun sequence:
- the LOC117969659 gene encoding histone H2A-like: protein MSGRGKTGGKARAKAKTRSSRAGLQFPVGRVHRLLRKGNYAQRVGAGAPVYLAAVLEYLTAEILELAGNAARDNKKTRIIPRHLQLAVRNDEELNKLMGGVTIAQGGVLPNIQAVLLPKKTEKPAKK from the coding sequence ATGTCTGGAAGAGGAAAGACTGGCGGTAAAGCTCGTGCTAAAGCAAAGACTCGCtcctccagggcaggactgcagttcccagtcggTCGTGTTCACAGGCTActgcggaagggaaactatgcCCAGCGTGTGGGTGCTGGAGCcccggtctatctggcagctgtgctcgagtacctgactgctgaaatcctggaactggccgggaacgccgcccgggacaacaagaaaaccagaatcatcccgcgtcacctgcagctcgctgtccgcaacgacgaggagctcaacaaactgatgggaggcgtcaccatcgctcagggcggagtgctgcccaacatccaggccgtgctgctgcccaagaaaaccgagaagccagCCAAAAAATAA
- the LOC117969660 gene encoding histone H3, with protein sequence MARTKQTARKSTGGKAPRKQLATKAARKSAPATGGVKKPHRYRPGTVALREIRRYQKSTELLIRKLPFQRLVREIAQDFKTDLRFQSSAVMALQEASEAYLVGLFEDTNLCAIHAKRVTIMPKDIQLARRIRGERA encoded by the coding sequence ATGGCAAGAACCAAGCAGACCGCGCgtaagtccaccggtggaaaggcgCCCAGGAAACAGCTCGCTACCAAGGCTGCTCGAAAGAGCGCCCCTGCTACCGGCGGCGTGAAGAAACCTCACCGTTACAGACCTGGCACTGTGGCTCTGAGGGAGatccgccgctatcagaaatccaccgagctgctgatccgcaaactgcccttccagcggctcgtccgagaaatcgctcaggatttcaagaccgacctgcgcttccagagctccgctgtgatggcgctgcaggaggctagcgaggcttacctggtcgggctctttgaggacaccaacctgtgtgccattcacgccaagagagttaccatcatgcccaaagacatccagctggcccgccgaATCCGAGGGGAACGCGCTTAA
- the LOC117395359 gene encoding histone H1-like — MAETAPAPAAPAPAKAPKKKTAAKPKKSGPSVSELIVKAVSASKERSGLSVAALKKILQAGGYDVEKNNSHVNRALKSLVTKETLLQTKGTGASGSFKLNKKAAEAKEKAAKKKAAPKKPAAKKAVVKKTTKKVSAKKAATPKKIPTKAKKPKAVKKAPKSPKKAAAKPKKVVKKSPKKAKAAPKPKKVTKAAKPAAKKAAPKKK; from the coding sequence ATGGCAGAAACTGCTCCAGCACCAGCCGCTCCTGCTCCGGCTAAAGCTCCCAAGAAGAAGACCGCGGCAAAGCCCAAGAAATCGGGTCCCAGCGTGTCAGAGCTCATCGTCAAGGCTGTGTCTGCCTCCAAGGAGCGCAGCGGGCTGTCTGTGGCGGCGCTCAAGAAGATCCTGCAGGCCGGCGGCTACGATGTGGAGAAGAACAACTCCCACGTCAATAGAGCCCTCAAGAGCCTGGTGACCAAGGAGACCCTGCTACAGACCAAGGGCACCGGCGCCTCGGGCTCCTTCAAGCTCAACAAAAAAGCAGCTGAAGCCAAGGAGAAGGCGGCCAAGAAGAAGGCAGCTCCCAAGAAACCAGCGGCAAAGAAAGCGGTTgtcaagaaaacaacaaaaaaggtttCGGCAAAGAAAGCAGCGACACCCAAGAAGATTCCTACGAAAGCGAAGAAACCGAAAGCTGTAAAGAAGGCGCccaagagcccgaagaaagcggctgccaagcctaaaaaggtcgtgaagaagagcccgaagaaagcgaaGGCCGCGCCTAAACCTAAAAAGGTGACCAAGGCAGCTAAACCCGCAGCGAAGAAGGCGGCTCCTAAAAAGAAGTGA
- the LOC131703181 gene encoding zona pellucida sperm-binding protein 2-like yields MFSFTSGRDALKGQIYFHCSVVICDSNRPSDSLCSRRCIPGKQRLGRSAEGMDGGAVKAFVSSGPIELKRDGSLHFMPRSGQFNVWSLLGAAMGVCSVVVFVAGVVSFWKMPKSVY; encoded by the exons atgttttccttcacaagcggccgggatgcactgaaaggacag atttacttccactgcagtgttgtgatatgtgattcaaaccggccatcagacagcctctgtagcagacggtgcattccagggaaacagaggcttg gtcgcagtgctgaagggatggatggtggtgcagtaaaggcatttgtgtcttctggcccaattgagctgaagagagatggatcccttcactttatgcctagaagcg gccaattcaatgtgtggtcccttctgggagctgcaatgggtgtgtgttcagtggttgtctttgtagctggagttgtatctttttggaaaatgcccaaaagtgtgtattga
- the LOC131703169 gene encoding uncharacterized protein LOC131703169, protein MMPCCLRFGITLLLAVLVTEVWTQNPPLGSVRTECQGSVMMMMLEKSFVGKYFRINVIDNKGALVSLSPRLAVQCGYSLTVDFLGNAKFLASVVSCFAQNTDDETYKLTVQISVFSNSAMTSASSYVQSMTCRYSPWAEREILCERNYMEVSVRRGVPLIEPNFVQDDPDWSLAYPEATAADNSIWKIVFHLPANRKTTMTVAQAMTNGYGINTTPTRILVRAAYNSTESQPQVIQTVPMAVLRSTTFYKQRWMVMMVDTAVACPTDGTAFTEQMITWNVPRVLPPLVPTPQITTLDVQMGVDGRKLDPATIHSRDYKLDVGPQLITVKIPVGADGGYYKSHVLDNTYVISYSIEPMLEHTWQDGPEKTKYTVLHPITTPFMPRPPVVTNNTVPKATVFNVTLGTFLPDVELVKISWTRDVNCARSQPKRL, encoded by the exons atgatgccgtgttgtcttagatttgg aataacattgctgttagcagtgttagtcactgaagtttggacgcagaacccccctctag gctcggtgaggacagaatgtcaagggagtgttatgatgatgatgttggagaagtcgtttgttggaaagtattttcgcatcaatgtgattg acaataagggggcgcttgtgtccctctctccaagactggctgtacagtgtggatatagcttaaccgttgacttcttgggaaatgccaagttccttgcttctgtggtgagctgctttgctcagaacaca gatgatgagacctacaagctgacagtacaaatcagtgtcttctcaaacagtgctatgacttcagcttcctcctatgttcagagcatgacatgccgctattctccatgggcagagagggagattctgtgtgaaagaaactacatggag gtttctgtgagaagaggtgtgccacttattgagccaaactttgttcaagatgatcctgattggtcccttgcgTACCCagag gcaactgctgctgacaacagcatctggaaaattgtgttccatctcccagcaaatagaaagacaactatgactgttgctcaggccatgacaaatggctatggcataaacactacaccaactcgaattctggttagagctgcatacaactccacagaaagccagcctcaggtg atccaaactgtaccaatggctgtgctaagatcaaccaccttttataagcaaagatggatggtcatgatggtggacactgcagttgcatgtcctactg atggaacagctttcacagaacagatgattacatggaatgttccccgtgttctacctccccttgttccgacaccacaaattactacccttgatgttcaaatgggagttgatggccgcaagcttgaccctgcaacgattcatagtagagattataaactggatgtcggtccccagctaatcactgtaaaaattcctgtgggagctgatggtggatattacaag agccatgtattggacaacacctatgtgatctcttactctattgaaccaatgctggagcatacctggcaagatgggcctgagaagaccaagtacacagtacttcatccaataaccactcctttcatgcctcggccaccagttgtcacaaaca acactgttcctaaagccacagtgttcaatgtgaccctggggacattcctgcctgatgtggagctggtcaaaattagttggaccagagacgttaactgtgccagaagccaacctaaaaggttataa